The nucleotide sequence TTAAAACTCAGAGGTGGGGTTCCCAAGTGAGACCCAATTTGTCAGTAGACAAAACGTCTTTTTACATCAGTAACCAAGACCTGTTTTCCTAATTCCAGGTACGGTAGGAAACGAATGCTGATGATGTCTTACCTGATATCTATTTCATTTGGGGTGGCCAGTGCATTCTCTCAGTCCTTCATCATGTTTGCTGTTATGAGGTTCTTCACTGGAATGGGCTTGACAGGCATCAGCATAATCTCCATTGTCCTGTGTGAGTGCTCTACATGCCTGGACCTGGGCAAAtatgttttttataattaatatgcTTAATTCTATAAATTTACAACACTGtgactgaataaatgtatttttgtcaggttaaatactgatagttggtcactcaaacccctttatataaacttctctacttaaccgccggactcgcacatccgccatgtttgtagttttttaacactttttattcgcgtttgtagttctaatcgaatccaaCCTTAAAAAGTTGTGGGCTATATAAGCCGTTAAGAGTGTGCGTCGATCTGTAAAGTCACGATTCTATATCTATTCTAGTATGTCCAGCAAAAGAGAATATTTTCAAAATTCGAAAAACACTAGGCAAAAATATGCGGATGACTAACTACTGAGAGTGTCCATCCCACTTTACTATTCCATTAAGACACAGAGGAGTTATAAAGTAAGTTTCAAAAGTCCTGTGAGTTTCAAATGAAATGTAGTACCAACTATTACAGTGTGTAATGTCAGATGCAGCTTGACACCTGATTAGTATCTGAATTTAGTAGCGTTTATGAATGAATTAGTTgaataaatgtgaataaatgataaaattacttcttctttttttcttgactGTAGCGTTTTGAAAGAGTAGATTGAATTATTGAATGGCTCACTCATAAAGAAAGGCACTTTACTGGTGTAAAGATTTAATTTTGtagaaaatcatttaaaaatatgcatCCCTAATACACAGGCTGACAgtctattaaataataaaacatatttgttttgTTCATCAGGTGTAGAATGGGCTGATATTGCACACAGGACGATTGCTGGGGTTGTAATTAGTCTGGATTGGTCTATCAGCACTATGCTGTTGCCCGGCATTGCTTATCTCGTCAATGACTGGAGGCATCTAATCATCACGGTGACAGCTCCCCTTGTACTGGCAGTGATCACATGGAGGTAAGATGTTGCTACGATTGAGTCTCATCATGTCCAGTTTTGCCAAATCACATATCAATTGTAGCGTTAGTTCTGGCAGGCCACGTCATTCAAGCTTGTATAAGCTGGCTCTCAGCTGGCCCAGGTCTGCTTATAGGAATACGATGCCTATCACAGCATCCCTATAAATTAGGCCCTTCCAGTATTATCAGCAGCTTCATCGTGTTACTCAGGAGCTAATaaccctcctccatccccagctcctcctctcccCCAGTCAGAACTTTCTGATATTCCTCTTCAAATCAGACTAATATTTCTTAAAATATGTTGTACATTCAATTATTGAACATTGTTGACATCTGCTATACATTTATgctggttctgttctgtttaccatATGAGAGGTTatccctgctctccctgctcttatccatgATATACTGCATGAATAGAcagggagttcttgcccagaaAAGAACCATACCGCAAATCTAAACAGTATGTTACTTGTCAATCATCTTTGACTATAGTGGTCATGAAAAGCTTGTCTGCTAGGTGGATCCCAGAATCGGCACGATGGCTCATAGCCAATGGTCGACTGGAAGAGGCCCATCTTTATCTGAGCAAATGTGCCTCAGCCAATAACAGACAACACAACCTCAGAGATATCAAACCAGAGGTAACACTTTAATATGTGACATTGAGAAAGAGATCCAATTTTCTGCATTTTCCTTAAGCTTTTGAGAACATGACTTTTCAGAGCCTTGCTAATGTTATAATTGCTGAGGGCAGAGGTGACAAGAATTACTCGTATCTGGATCTTGTGAGATCTTCTACGATGAGGAAACTGGCTCTGCTTACAGGAATCACTTGGTGGGAATGTTTCATCTACATTATAGACTTCATGACAGCTAAAATTATGGTTTTCTCATCAAATTCAAGTCTGAAAAGCATGCTTTACTAAGAGAAGAGATATTGAGGTATTATTTTTGCAGGTTTGGAGTGGCGTTCACTTACTACGGCATCAGTTTGAACATCAGTGGCTTTGGGCTGAACCTGTACCTCACCCAGTTTATTTATGGTGCCATAGAGATGCCATCAAAACTTGTGGCCTATGTGTGTCTTGATAAACTAGGCCGCAGGTACAGTCAGGTGGGCATGCTGCTTTCAACAGGGGTCTGCATTGGCATCACTGTTCTCATTCCCAGAGGTAAGGATAGAGAACAATCATTTAGGACGCCACAATCATGTGTGACTGTGAATGTTTAGTGGATTAAGTTACAGAACATCATGATGTTGTAATCATGTGTCTGGCATTTCAGTGAATGTTTTGTATTTACAAGTCAATCATTCATTAATATGACATCACAATCATGCGTCTGACTTTTCAGTCCATTTATATAATTTGAGCAATAATGTATTGGAATGTCACAGTCATGAAATATGAAAAAAGTCATCCATTGTGATATCATAGTCATGTGTTCAGCATGTCAatcatttaaactttttatatgtaaatgaaattcatttttgaacaagaaaaaaaaaaagtagggcggggcttgattttgtccacCAGGAATTGTTTGGATTGTTGTGGTTTGCTGTGagtaaacacatcatcagagaagagagtaaatgtaaagaaatacatgagggaaagttattttgattaaagattacaagggcacattattataatattattttaaaggttacactttattttaaagtgtcattgttacagtgtaattatatatttaagagcatattaattaacaacatgtatAGAGtaagggtaggattagggtttggttgagggttagttgcatgtatttATAACTATggtacatgtaacatatgtaacaaggacactgtaaaataaagtgttaccaaaaaaataatgatgtgcaaataatgatgtgcaataatgatgtgcatggataattaatttataatatatactTCAATTCCTTAAAAAAGGAAattgtccatttttatttcatgGTTACTTTAAAAGGCTTTTCGATGTCAAAATCATTTGTGAAGTTAATGTTGAAATATGTATTTTCTagtgttaaaatattttatcttaTGCCAGCTGAATATGCAAAAGGCAAATATATAAGCGAGCCATTTATGGGCTGATTCCCAcacaaaatacacattaaaaaaacatgccATGTTAATTTAAGTGTACTAACAAGGTTTTGCCTGTTATTATGGCCCCTGATAGATGTCGTGATACACCGCCTGGtcacaaaaataattttttgtccAGTTATGCCAAGGAATggcatatttaattattaaaataaaatgtccttTGGTTCTCAAAACATTAGTACACATTTCAAACATTTGACATTTACGATGAATGGCTCAGGTGACGGCACACACATTTCACACTGAACTTCCCCTTTAAAAGAGTCCGGTTCTCAGCCGTCTCTGTGTCTGTTTCTAGATTTGTGGCTGCCTCGTACAGTCATTGCGGTGCTGGGTAAAGGATTCTCAGAGGCCTCCTTCACATGTATTTTCCTCTATACCACTGAGCTGTACCCGACAGTGTTACGGTCAGTGGTttatcatttgcatttattttgttgtttgtgCATAATAAAATCCAATATTAACTCAGCAAATAAATGGGTTATTAAACTTCTGTCTCTTCTGACCACAGGCAGAATGGACTAGGCTATAGTTCATTTGTTGGTCGTGTCGGTGTGTCTTTAGCACCTCTTGTGAGCCTCCTGGATGAGATCTGGCTCCCTCTGCCCCAGGTCCTGTTTTGCTCTGTAGCTGTCATTGCAGGCTTCCTTGCCCTGCTCCTCCCTGAGACCCACAATGTGCGGCTTCCTGAGACTATTGAGGACATTGAGAAAACTAGGTGACTGATAATTTACTACTATACCaccactactactactacactgtcaaaaattatttagaacaaaatttacctggttgccttaaaattttgagttcgttgaaattaaaattttgagttactacaatgaacattttttgagattcgacaacctttattaaaatattattaaaagattttgtaagcatattgggtaattgtgtgtgttttatttgtgatgacgcagccaaaatgtgctattttcatgatttatcaaatattttatgtggttcagattcaataatattttgagtttctatttattaaacaaatttccttcattgtttcaactaaaaaaaaatatttcaataaactctaaTTTTTAAgtcaaccaggttacttacttttttaagttaaacc is from Pseudorasbora parva isolate DD20220531a chromosome 10, ASM2467924v1, whole genome shotgun sequence and encodes:
- the LOC137091311 gene encoding solute carrier family 22 member 7-like; this encodes MKFENLLAEVGGFGKYQISIIALLVIPRVTLPFHFLLNNFIAAIPSHHCDISSLDADGILGNLSQEERLTVSIPVQEDGTLASCRMFSHPQFHLLSNSSSSTELQVVECQNGWEYDNSTFKSTLATEFELVCDRKGLNKATATIFFVGVMVGAAIFGWLSDRYGRKRMLMMSYLISISFGVASAFSQSFIMFAVMRFFTGMGLTGISIISIVLCVEWADIAHRTIAGVVISLDWSISTMLLPGIAYLVNDWRHLIITVTAPLVLAVITWRWIPESARWLIANGRLEEAHLYLSKCASANNRQHNLRDIKPESLANVIIAEGRGDKNYSYLDLVRSSTMRKLALLTGITWFGVAFTYYGISLNISGFGLNLYLTQFIYGAIEMPSKLVAYVCLDKLGRRYSQVGMLLSTGVCIGITVLIPRDLWLPRTVIAVLGKGFSEASFTCIFLYTTELYPTVLRQNGLGYSSFVGRVGVSLAPLVSLLDEIWLPLPQVLFCSVAVIAGFLALLLPETHNVRLPETIEDIEKTRKRSVCLQLEYQLGKEPHKDTK